Proteins found in one Candidatus Eisenbacteria bacterium genomic segment:
- a CDS encoding zinc-ribbon domain-containing protein, translating to MTFECTSCHMRYRIDDSILPRGGARVRCRQCSTMILIPAPAVIPPPAMDLIPPPQPPRARPAPPPAPPAAVSAAPVPPPGTPANAPDWLLVDIHPEAPAREAEPPIASEPVGGMAVVGESLGPDSLGLERFTQAAPPPSTGRDPAFEDIGMSVARFETGPAQMAPQPEPVAPSIPRLEVETVARPVSAPQPPYTQPAPPPASYAQPAPPPYAAPAPPPPPAPAAETPRPSYTQPPAAAPAPAPPAAPAPAAPVAPQAPPSRSVPADVIAAPGNVVPLTLGTPIPDGLPPDERARHEKARRLARVLASDIAIYNREKKDRGMQEGNLVAVLGYEIKKSWETYKERVGADFANSTPYFRDALNDMLAEGKKVF from the coding sequence ATGACCTTCGAGTGCACCTCCTGCCACATGCGGTACCGGATCGACGATTCGATCCTGCCGCGGGGAGGCGCGCGCGTCCGCTGCCGCCAGTGCTCCACGATGATCCTGATCCCCGCTCCCGCGGTGATTCCGCCGCCCGCGATGGATCTCATTCCGCCCCCGCAGCCTCCGCGCGCCAGGCCGGCGCCTCCGCCGGCTCCTCCAGCCGCGGTGTCCGCGGCTCCGGTCCCGCCGCCAGGCACTCCGGCGAACGCGCCGGATTGGCTCCTGGTGGACATCCACCCCGAGGCTCCGGCCCGGGAGGCGGAGCCGCCGATCGCCTCCGAGCCCGTGGGCGGCATGGCGGTCGTGGGCGAGTCGCTGGGCCCCGATTCCCTCGGCCTGGAACGGTTCACCCAGGCGGCGCCTCCTCCGAGCACGGGACGCGATCCCGCGTTCGAGGACATCGGCATGTCGGTCGCGCGGTTCGAAACCGGACCGGCGCAGATGGCCCCTCAGCCGGAGCCCGTCGCACCTTCCATTCCGAGGCTCGAGGTCGAGACGGTCGCGCGGCCCGTGTCGGCGCCGCAGCCGCCCTACACGCAGCCGGCTCCTCCGCCGGCGTCGTACGCGCAGCCCGCCCCGCCGCCGTACGCGGCGCCGGCTCCGCCTCCGCCTCCCGCTCCGGCCGCGGAGACGCCAAGGCCGTCCTATACGCAGCCGCCCGCCGCGGCCCCCGCGCCCGCCCCGCCAGCCGCCCCAGCTCCCGCCGCCCCGGTCGCTCCTCAGGCTCCCCCAAGCCGCTCCGTGCCGGCCGACGTGATCGCGGCTCCGGGAAACGTGGTCCCGCTCACGCTGGGCACGCCGATCCCCGACGGGCTCCCGCCCGACGAGCGCGCCCGCCACGAGAAGGCGCGCCGCCTCGCGCGCGTGCTCGCGTCCGACATCGCGATCTACAACCGCGAGAAGAAGGACCGCGGGATGCAGGAGGGGAACCTGGTCGCGGTGCTCGGATACGAGATCAAGAAGTCGTGGGAGACCTACAAGGAGCGGGTCGGCGCCGATTTCGCGAACTCGACTCCGTACTTCCGGGATGCGCTGAACGATATGCTGGCCGAGGGGAAGAAGGTCTTTTAA
- the recG gene encoding ATP-dependent DNA helicase RecG: MRALSDSVRYLRGVGPQMAARLERLRIRTIKELLFHIPIGYRDRREVTSIARLTPGVEASVLATVARLRPVRRMQGRRDLEGTLRDDSGLLRAVWFNQPYRERALEVGGRYLFSGTVQAFRGLELHNPEFEPADETGPRLHVGRIAPRYALTEGIQERWLRARIRTALDELPEPPEVLLEEWRARFGLPPLGLALERAHFPASPEDVEPARRRLAIEEILALQVALEFARRKHRGRGRAEPLGRGAAGAARFLESLPLELTGAQRRAIAAIGEDLDKDVPMRRLLLGDVGSGKTLVALAAAVRAAAAGHQAAILAPTSVLAEQHAMTAERMLASSGVPFALLTSAVAPSARERALAGFASGAIPVAIGTHALLEREIAFRSLALVVVDEQHRFGVRQRITLTGEGSEGRAAHLLVLSATPIPRSLALTLYGDLDLSILDEKPPGRAPVTTSILPSSSRGALLDLLAGEMARGGRAFVVYPVVEDSETADLRSATTMAAAIDADPRLRAAGVALAHGRLPVEERRAALRRFREGEARVLVATTVIEVGLDVPDATLVVIEHPERFGLAQLHQLRGRVGRAERPGQCVLVPGEAVGENGRARLRVFQTVTDGFRLAEEDLRLRGPGEFLGTAQHGFPEFHAADPMRDTDLIEAAREWSGTLLDRAEKEGEGATVRWIRTHFPEAEQVLGSG, translated from the coding sequence ATGCGCGCCCTCTCCGACTCCGTGCGATATCTCCGCGGAGTCGGGCCGCAGATGGCGGCGCGTCTCGAGCGGCTCCGGATTCGCACGATCAAGGAACTCCTCTTCCACATCCCCATCGGCTATCGCGACCGGCGCGAGGTGACGTCGATCGCCAGGCTCACGCCGGGCGTCGAGGCTTCCGTGCTCGCCACCGTGGCGCGGCTCCGGCCCGTGCGGCGCATGCAGGGCCGCCGCGATCTCGAGGGGACGCTCCGCGACGACAGCGGTCTCCTGCGGGCGGTCTGGTTCAACCAGCCGTACCGCGAGCGGGCGCTCGAAGTGGGCGGGCGGTACCTCTTCTCGGGAACCGTTCAGGCGTTCCGCGGGCTCGAGCTCCACAATCCGGAGTTCGAGCCCGCGGACGAGACGGGTCCGCGGCTCCACGTGGGGCGGATCGCGCCGCGCTACGCGCTCACCGAGGGAATCCAGGAGCGCTGGCTTCGCGCGCGCATCCGGACCGCGCTGGACGAGCTGCCGGAGCCGCCCGAGGTGCTCCTCGAGGAGTGGCGCGCCCGTTTCGGCCTTCCGCCTCTCGGACTGGCGCTCGAGCGCGCACACTTCCCGGCGAGTCCCGAGGACGTGGAGCCCGCGAGGCGCAGGCTCGCGATCGAGGAGATCCTCGCGCTCCAGGTCGCGCTCGAGTTCGCCCGGAGGAAGCACCGCGGCCGCGGCCGGGCCGAGCCGCTCGGCCGCGGCGCGGCGGGCGCGGCCCGGTTCCTCGAGTCGCTGCCGCTCGAGCTGACGGGAGCGCAGCGCCGCGCGATCGCCGCGATCGGCGAGGATCTCGACAAGGACGTCCCCATGCGGCGGCTCCTCCTCGGGGACGTCGGCTCCGGAAAGACGCTCGTCGCGCTCGCGGCGGCCGTGCGCGCGGCGGCGGCCGGACACCAGGCCGCGATCCTCGCCCCCACGTCCGTGCTCGCGGAGCAGCACGCCATGACCGCGGAGCGGATGCTCGCGTCCTCCGGAGTGCCGTTCGCGCTCCTCACCTCCGCCGTCGCTCCGTCCGCGCGCGAGCGGGCGCTCGCGGGATTCGCCTCGGGCGCGATTCCGGTCGCGATCGGAACGCACGCGCTCCTCGAGCGAGAGATCGCGTTCCGGTCCCTCGCGCTCGTGGTGGTGGACGAGCAGCACCGGTTCGGCGTGCGCCAGCGGATCACGCTCACGGGAGAAGGGTCGGAGGGCCGGGCCGCGCATCTCCTCGTCCTCAGCGCGACACCGATTCCGCGCAGCCTCGCGCTCACGCTCTACGGCGACCTCGACCTCTCGATCCTGGACGAGAAGCCGCCGGGGCGCGCGCCGGTCACGACCTCGATCCTTCCGTCGAGCTCCCGCGGCGCGCTCCTCGATCTCCTGGCCGGAGAGATGGCGCGGGGCGGGAGGGCCTTCGTCGTGTATCCGGTGGTCGAGGACAGCGAGACCGCGGATCTCCGGTCGGCGACGACCATGGCCGCCGCCATCGACGCGGATCCGAGGCTTCGCGCCGCGGGCGTCGCGCTCGCGCACGGGCGCCTTCCGGTGGAGGAGCGCCGCGCGGCGCTCCGCCGGTTCCGGGAGGGCGAAGCGCGCGTGCTCGTGGCCACGACCGTGATCGAGGTCGGCCTCGACGTTCCCGACGCCACGCTCGTCGTGATCGAGCATCCGGAGCGTTTCGGGCTCGCGCAGCTCCACCAGCTTCGCGGGCGTGTCGGGAGAGCGGAGCGCCCCGGGCAGTGCGTCCTGGTTCCGGGCGAGGCGGTGGGGGAGAATGGCCGCGCGAGGCTTCGCGTCTTCCAGACCGTGACGGACGGGTTCCGGCTCGCCGAGGAAGATCTGAGGCTCCGCGGTCCCGGCGAGTTCCTGGGAACGGCGCAACACGGGTTCCCCGAGTTCCATGCCGCCGACCCGATGCGCGACACGGACCTCATCGAGGCGGCCCGCGAGTGGAGCGGCACGCTCCTCGACCGTGCGGAGAAGGAAGGAGAAGGGGCCACGGTTCGATGGATCCGGACGCACTTCCCGGAAGCCGAGCAGGTCCTGGGAAGCGGCTAG